One part of the Ornithodoros turicata isolate Travis chromosome 2, ASM3712646v1, whole genome shotgun sequence genome encodes these proteins:
- the LOC135385564 gene encoding coatomer subunit zeta-1-like: MSLVYTSFKMESMLLEPTLYTVKAIAILDNDGNRILAKYYDNTFPSTKEQKAFEKNLFNKTHRANAEIIMLEGLTCVYRSNVDLFFYIMGSSHENELILCSVLNCLYDAVNQILRKNVEKKTLLDNLDIIMLAVDEICDGGIILEADPTAVVQKVALRTDDIPLGEQTVAQVLQSAKEQLKWSLLK; this comes from the exons ATGTCGCTTGTTTACACGTCATTCAAAATGGAGTCGATGTTGCTT GAACCGACGCTCTACACGGTGAAAGCAATCGCTATTTTGGACAACGATGGAAACAGGATACTGGCTAAG TACTACGACAACACATTTCCATCGACTAAAGAACAGAAGGCATTTGAGAAAAATCTTTTCAACAAAACGCATCGAGCTAATG CTGAAATAATCATGCTGGAAGGATTGACGTGTGTCTACCGCAGCAACGTCGACTTGTTTTTCTACATCATGGGCAGCAGCCACGAGAATGAA CTGATCCTGTGTAGTGTGCTGAACTGCCTGTATGATGCTGTCAACCAGATCCTGAGGAAAAATGTAGAGAAGAAAACGCTACTAGACAATTTAGATATCATCATGCTCGCTGTGGACGAAATTTGTGATGGAGG TATTATCCTTGAGGCTGACCCAACAGCAGTGGTGCAGAAGGTAGCTCTTCGGACAGACGACATTCCGCTTGGGGAACAGACAGTAGCTCAG